A genomic segment from Glycine max cultivar Williams 82 chromosome 1, Glycine_max_v4.0, whole genome shotgun sequence encodes:
- the ALDH2B1 gene encoding aldehyde dehydrogenase family 2 member B1, which translates to MASSMRISRLLSRSFLSASTTPLFSRGGSGALGAGLSKFSTAAAIEEPIKPPVKVEHTQLLIDGKFVDAATGKTFPTLDPRTGDVISHVAEGDHEDVDRAVAAARKAFDHGPWPKMTAYERQRILLRAADLFEKHNDELAALETWDNGKPYEQSAQIEIPMLVRLFRYYAGWADKIHGLTVPADGPYHVQTLHEPIGVAGQIIPWNFPLVMFAWKVGPALACGNTIVLKTAEQTPLSALYASKLLHEAGLPPGVLNVISGFGPTAGAAIASHMDIDKLAFTGSTETGKVVLELAARSNLKPVTLELGGKSPFIVCEDADVDEAVELAHFALFFNQGQCCCAGSRTFVHERVYDEFIEKAKARALKRAVGDPFKGGIEQGPQIDSEQFQKILKYIRSGVESGATLETGGDRFGNSGFYIQPTVFSNVKDDMLIAKEEIFGPVQTILKFKDLDDVIQRANNTHYGLAAGVFTKNINTANTLTRALRVGTVWINCFDTFDAAIPFGGYKMSGQGREKGEYSLKNYLQVKAVVTSLKNPAWL; encoded by the exons ATGGCTTCATCAATGAGGATCTCAAGGCTGCTCTCTCGTTCTTTTCTTTCTGCTTCCACTACTCCTTTGTTCTCTAGAG GTGGAAGTGGTGCTCTTGGTGCAGGGCTCAGTAAATTCAGCACTGCTGCTGCAATTGAAGAACCAATCAAACCACCAGTTAAAGTAGAACACACCCAGCTCTTAATCGATGGAAAATTCGTTGATGCTGCTACTG GCAAAACTTTTCCAACGTTGGACCCCAGGACAGGAGATGTGATTTCTCATGTTGCTGAGGGTGACCATGAAGATGTTGATCGAGCAGTTGCAGCTGCTCGCAAAGCCTTCGACCATGGACCTTGGCCAAAGATGACAGCCTAT GAAAGACAAAGGATATTGCTGCGTGCTGCTGATCTGTTTGAAAAGCACAATGATGAGCTTGCTGCTCTTGAGACTTGGGATAATGGGAAGCCATATGAACAATCTGCTCAAATCGAAATTCCAATGCTGGTTCGCCTATTTCGATACTATGCTG GTTGGGCAGATAAGATTCATGGTCTCACAGTTCCAGCTGATGGGCCATATCATGTGCAAACATTGCATGAACCCATTGGTGTTGCTGGTCAGATCATTCCGTGGAACTTCCCTCTTGTCATGTTTGCCTGGAAGGTTGGGCCAGCATTGGCCTGTGGTAACACCATTGTTCTCAAAACAGCTGAGCAGACTCCATTATCTGCTTTGTATGCATCAAAGTTGCTTCATGAG GCTGGACTTCCTCCTGGCGTTCTGAATGTAATATCTGGCTTTGGTCCTACCGCTGGTGCTGCCATTGCTAGTCACATGGACATAGATAAG CTTGCTTTCACTGGTTCAACCGAAACTGGAAAAGTTGTCCTTGAATTGGCAGCTAGAAGTAATCTTAAGCCTGTTACTCTGGAGCTTGGTGGGAAATCTCCTTTTATAGTATGCGAAGATGCTGATGTAGATGAGGCTGTTGAGCTAGCACACTTTGCATTATTCTTTAATCAG GGACAATGCTGCTGTGCTGGGTCTAGAACATTTGTACACGAACGTGTGTACGATGAATTTATTGAGAAAGCAAAGGCACGTGCTTTGAAGCGTGCTGTTGGTGATCCATTCAAGGGGGGAATAGAGCAAGGTCCTCAG ATTGATTCAGAACAATTTCAGAAAATACTGAAGTATATTAGGTCCGGTGTTGAAAGTGGAGCTACTCTTGAAACTGGAGGAGATAGATTTGGCAACTCAGGCTTCTATATTCAGCCTACTGTCTTCTCAAATGTTAAg GATGACATGCTGATTGCAAAGGAAGAGATCTTTGGTCCAGTGCAAACCATATTAAAATTCAA GGACCTTGATGATGTGATTCAAAGAGCAAATAACACACACTATGGCCTTGCAGCAGGGGTGTTCACAAAAAACATTAACACAGCTAACACTTTGACTAGAGCATTGCGAGTTGGAACAGTGTGGATTAACTGCTTTGATACATTTGATGCAGCAATTCCCTTTGGAGGGTACAAAATGAGTGGCcaaggaagagaaaaaggagAATACAGTCTCAAGAACTACTTGCAAGTGAAGGCTGTTGTTACATCCTTGAAGAACCCTGCTTGGCTTTGA